DNA from Felis catus isolate Fca126 chromosome B3, F.catus_Fca126_mat1.0, whole genome shotgun sequence:
AGGACTATCTCCTCATTTATTTAgactttctttaatttctttcatcagagttttatagttttcctcatattgATCTTGTACATTTTTATTAGATCTATatctaaacatttcatttttctttgatgctaatgtaaaaaaatttttttcaaattccaatagttcattgttggtatataagaaagcaattgatttttgtatattaaccttgtatgcTACAATTTTGCTATAAATAGACATCATTTTTATCCTGTAGGTAACTGAGGCCATTAAAAGCCAAAGTGTCCCACTATTATATTTATGCTCCAGAAATACTAACTTGGAAGTGATATGTACAACAGATTGGAAGGAAAAGAAGCTTGAGGCTGGGAGTCCATGCAGGAGGCTTTTATGTGAGCCCTCCATGAGACAACAAGATTGTGAAAAAAGGTATTGCAGCACCAGTGGAATAGTAATAACAGATTCAAGAGGCAAATACCCTCAATTTGCCCTTTTCCTTCGTGTGTATGGGTCTCTTTGTTACCAAACTCAAACTTGTCCGTGCATCTGATGCACAGTAAGCCAAATTCTGAGACACtggatttaaaacaaagaaagcttTATTGTAGGAAAGGCAGCCCAGGGAGAAGTCAGAGGATCATTCCCAAAGCTGCTTTGCCCTGATGAGCTTAGCTACAGCTTATATAcatgagagaggggaagatatGAGGTTTCAAGAAACCCCCTTGTTAGGAGGGAGGCCTTGAAACAATCTGGAGGTAAGCATTCTTCTGGAAAATGAGTCGCTATTTGGGACCTGGGATCAGACACATCAAGATAGATGTTACTGTCCGGTCTCTATGGCCAGAGACCATACACAGTGGTGGGTAAACAGGGAATAGGGGTGAAAAACTGACTGATGGTGCATGGGGTTAAGAGGTACGTTAAACGTAAGTACAGAACAAAACAACGTGGAACTGAGTTATTAATGCAATTAATTCAACTGTAGTTTTGCTCATGCTTTCAAAACAGGTCCAAAAACCAATAGTCCTGCCTTATCTTCACACACAGTTCCCTCTTTGGGGTGCCCTTACCCCACCTCTTCACCTAACTTCTAATTAATCCTCAAAACTCAGTTCAGGTGTTGTGACCTTCTCTCTGCTCACTCCTCACAGTCCCCTGTTGTTTCTTCCACCACAGCTGCAAgtgctatttatatttattaatatacaaTGTAGTGTTCTATTTATCTGGCTGTCTCTTTCACTCAATCATGAGCTCCTGAATCTAAGTAGCCATTATCTAGCCCCcaataaacatacacataaataaataattcattcatGTCTGTTGTTGGAATTCACAACATTACCAAGTACATGacaattattatataaaatttacatgGTGTGCTTTGTCctaaagaactgaaatcatagaGCTTCAAAACGCTGAAGCTTCAGATCAGGAAGGAAACACTCAACCCATATCAGGAAGTCATCAGTTCCTCAAAACTTCTTTGAGTCACGTTGTTTGTTTAAATAGGGCTTACTCCTCCTGTGTCTGCAGTGATACTGATTTTAAACAGTGAGTTTGAGAGTCTGGGTTTCATCCACACTGTGCGTAAGAAGTTCACCTTTCAAGTCCTAGGTTTCTCTTTCCTAGGGCCCAGAACCCATCAGTCCCCTGCTGCACCCAGGTGGACAGGAGGCTCTGGCATACCTGGGAGGGGAACAGCAGACAAAAGCCTCTGAGTCTGGGACTAACCACTGCTTCTGTTCTCAGCGGGAGCCCCAACACGGAGACCTGGTAAGGAGAGAAGCCTGGGAGCTGGGGAGTAGAGCGGTGAAGATGGCTGAAAGGTCTGCGTCAAATAGATGGAGGACAAATATTccaggagggtggagggaagaaaCAATGTTCTGTAAGCATAAGtataggaaaaagagaagaaaattatctaGCCCCCTTATCTTACCTTATATTCCTCCTCACTGGGCTTCAGTCTCTTCATAGGATTGTGAGACTCAAGTGAGGAAGAAGatagctaaaaaaaaagaaaaaggaaagaccaaTGACCATCTTAAAAGGCACAATAAAAATCTAAATGGTTGTGAATAATAATTTTGCTCTTATTGCTTCTACTACTATCActacctcatttttttctctcttcttacagAGAAAAGATGAGACTGGATCTTCTGGGACgctttcctctcctcctgctgctgctggctTTATGGGGGTCAGTGCGTCCACTTTGTGCTTGGCGTCAATTCCTCACCAGGGCCAAGTGGTTTGAAATTCAGCATGTAAGGTCAAGCCCTGTCAGCTGCAACACGGAAATGAATGGTGTCAATAATTATACTCAGAACTGTAAGGTTCACAACACCTTTCTGCATGACTCCTTCGAGAACGTGTCTGATACCTGTCTTTTGTCCAACGTGACCTGCAAAAATGGGATGAATAACTGCCACCGGAGTCCACAGCGTGTTAATATGACTGACTGCACACTCACTTCAGGGAAGTATCCCAAGTGCAAGTACAAAGATACTCCCCTGTACAAATTCTTCATTATTGCCTGTGATCGCCCTCAGCAGGGCGACCCTCCCTATCAGTGGGTTCCTGTACACTTAGATAAGGTTATTTGAAGTTTCCATCACTTTCCCTGTCATTCAGCACAGGTTTTCTTATGATCTCCTctgctatttcttttcctttgttgatTTCCATGGTTCCcatagaagaaagaaggagggtactgggggggggggggattcaaaTGCCAAGGATGCAAGACCAGCGCTGGGGACAAAGAGACATGggattcttttctgctttgggaGCTCTGTGTGTTTTGAAGGAAGGCAATAGGGAAGAGGGCAAAGAAAGACACAGGcttccatatttttaatcttGGAACTTCTGCCAAGCTTTGGTGCACTGTGTTCACAGCAATAAAACCACTTTCTTTTGCATTGTAACGACTATGAGTATGTGTGTTTGGGGCCCCTGTACATCATTGCCACTCTGGAGCCATCTAGACTTGCATTTGCCAGCATTCTCAGAACTATTTGGGTCTTAGGCAACCTTAGAGGTTATTAAGCAACCTTGGGCCTCTGCCACTTCTCTCACCACTGTGTCTTTGGGACTTTGGAGCAAGAAAGTTCTCTATCCCTTCAAACTCTGTTCATAGATTTTACATATTTCCCTTAAAACCATTGTCTATGTTTATCTGTAGGTGGCATGGATGCCTCATAGACTGTTTTGACAGCACTTTCACACACAGATTCTAACACTAACAACTGACGCATCGTAGATCTTTACTATTGGTTTCTATATTTCATcagataatgttttaaatataggTAGTAGTAAGGATAATAATCCACTATAGGCTTAGAGTCAATTCTcccattatcattttttaaaaaaactatttttaaatgattatttatttattttgagagaaagagtactagcaggggaggggatgagagaggggaagagagagaatcccaaacaggctctgtgtcattagcgcagagccctatgagggctcgatctcatgaaccatgagatcatgacctgagctgaaatcaagacactcaaccgactgagctacccaggtgcccccaattctCCCAATCTTTTGGAATCaatgaagagaaaacataaattcaagaaaaaaaaagcagtgggaAACTAAAAAAAAGCCTTATGTAAATCCTGAAATATCACAGAAATAATGGCATTTTGGAACAGGTAGTGGATTTAGAAATTGAAGGACTAGGGTTAAGAATTAGGCTGGATTAAGCATTTAGGTCTTAGATGTAGGGGAGGAAGAATAATTTTCCCTCTATCCTCCTAGATTCTTGACTGAGACCCTCCCTATCCCATAATAAAAAGGCAGATTAATGAGACAAAAACCATTTAAATTACGTACATACATATGGGAGCCCCACAAAAATATGAGATACTCAAAAGCAGCCAGCCAGCTGAGGCTTATGTACCATCCTGGGCTAAGGGAAGGATAGGGGTCAAGgattttaagggggggggggaggcaattCATAGCAAGGTAAGAAGAggaaatgtttggtaaacaaaatTTGCCCTGCCATGCAGATGAGCCACTCAGATGAAAAAGCAATCTCTATTATAGCTCACTTCCATGTACAGGTCCCCTTTCTCATGTAAATTTGCTCTACGAAAGGGTAACCTCTACTCTGCTTTCGGAATTTCTCCTGTGTCTCAAAATGAGCagcttaaaataattcttatgccaaagagtcacattttggggtggcatattctgctacaCATCATAcccttcagtttccttgtcaACTACTAGACTCATTGGGCTAGCAGGCCAGTGTAAGTCAAAGTGTTTTGTAGGCTGATCTGACTTTGAGTAGCAGCCAAACACAATGCATATTAGAAAGGCCACATATTGAAATAGTTTCAAGTCTGTCAATTACCAGTACTGCAGAATGGTTCTTTCCAAACCAAGCTATTCCTTTAACAGGTGTGCTAATTGGGCTCACTTTCCTTTATGCCACATATTTATATCATATCtttgaaacaaagactgaaaTATGAAGTTTCAGGTTTCAGGAGCATGGATTCCAAGGGTGCTAAATATTTAAGGCCCTTCTCAGTGGGAAGAGAAATGAAGGCAGGACAACTTGGCGTCTGAGAAGGAGGGTACCCATAGGGGAAATTCTGAGAGGATTTCAGTCCTCCAATTTAGagcagctttcttttttttttttcccaatatatgaaatttattgtcaaatttgtttccatacaacacccagtgtagAGCAGCTTTCAATAGTATTCATCTTTAAGCAGTGTTGTATTTACATTGTATAGTTTCAGTCTTCAAGTAAAGTctgtggggagtggacagaaggaCCTGTGTTCGTGCTTGATGTAAACCAGTGTAAGAAAGTAGCATCATCCTCAGGGAAAGGGATCTTCAGATGGCCTGCGTTGACCTAATCGGGAATCAGAATGGACTTATGTACAATATAAATGATGGGGTTTGGGAATGGTGGTGGGGGTTCGGAGCTGACAGCTaagaaatactgtatttcttgacagccaagaaataattcttaaagaagtctttggtgcaaaaagttgatttcattaaagcacaaggacaggacccaggggcagaaagagctgcactggggttgtgaagagtgccTGGTTATATACTacagagttgggggaggtaatGGCAAAAGGCAGGCCTCCAGAAGGACcctgatatgctaaagaggactccagGGATACCTGAGTCCTTGCTATTGTCAAGTTCaggttgttttttcctctagtaaggcattatcATTAGGCTGGTAGGGGGTTCGTGGAAAAATATTATACTTTgcatttgcctcaagtatttgtcaatgagCTCAGGTTATAAGGACATTTAATtctacctgccatttccttcttgcctttattccccacatcactatggaggggagggtgataaTAGGGCCTCCAGGAAAGTGAATCCATAGTTTTcgggagattaggctattgattgTAAACTGATAGATTAGGCTATTGATTGTAAACTGATAGAGAtatgtcctgcatgactgtgatctctatcagtcaaccacttgtttcctttcctttccttttgctcttGGGAAGCCAGGAGTGGCTGAGGAATATCATACATATCCcactggtggggaggaggggtgttaGCTTGTGCTTGGTCCTCAGCTTGCCTCATACTCCCTCATCATAAACATTACCTGGACAATTCCACAGAttcttggagaaagaaaagactgaatTTCCTTTACTCAAACCACTCAGTTACTCACTGTTACTCAACTATAGTTATTTATACATTAAAGGGAACTCATAGATTGAAGAAATTGTAGGAGGGACTAAGAATGAGGATAACTTTGGGAAAATCTCTTATGATGAAAGGTGTTAGTTCTAAACAAATGGACTAGATGGTGGAGTCTCTCAGATTTGTGCTATTTTCTGCATTCAATAATGTATTCTGGGAGAGTCAAGATAATTGACTAAATCAGATACTCATTTAGGTATATCCCTAAATCAGCTAAAATGACCTGATAGCATTATACAATGGTCCAAAAAGTagtaaaacttagaaaaaaatttaggaagTAGGAGTTAAGATGGCACAGTAGTGGGGGACCCTATGCTTGTCTTGTCCCTTCAACATAGCCAGATAAAGATCAactcattctgaacacccaagaaatcaatctgaggactgagagaacaaactgcacattCAGAGGGAGAAAAATGGCCACATAGTGGTAGTTAGGAGCTGCAAAgagttgatttgggggagaaaataaTCAAGgctgctgcagaggggagggaccccTGATCATGGAgaaggaagcaagagagaaagagtgaaagtaGCACATAGGGAGTTGCATAagaaaaactcttccccaaaaccattgactgagaaaaggagaagggcTGACTATTGCAAGTTTTTATAAGCAGCAGATCTCAAAGtttgaagttttagaagtccacCTTGATGTGGGAaataaaggcagaaggaaatgcagataaaatcatatttccttatgacctgcagcccattgacagatactGGAAGCAAGCAGAGTAGAAAATTTCTCCCGGAattccctactgtcttaatgttaaagctttgctagagagaaaaacaactttagcCTGACAGCAGCTAAGCCTCCaatatcctgtgagtcttctttagcatatgaaaatcactttggaaacttccctttgactttacctcccccaactactaagtatataatcagtctctcctcatggtcccggggtgtctcttcctgcccacgggtcttgtccctgtgctttaataaaatcactgttTTGCACCAAAGATCTCTCAAGAATCCTTTCTTGGCTGTGGGCTCTAGACCCCACCACCATTCCAAAACCCCATCACACACCATCTCTGCCTAGTCGACTCAGTGGTTCTCCtctggggaaggaggacagaggcccaggagttggacacttaactgactgagctgcccaggtgcccccagatgaactagattttaaactgaagtttgtaataagagatgaagaagggcactacatcataattaagggatatatccatcaagaagatctaacaactgtaaatatttatgcccctaacttgaacacccaaatatataaatcaattaatcacaaacatacagaaactcattgataataatacaataatagtaggggacttcaacatcccCACTTAGAGCAACCGACAagtcatctaagcagaaaatcaagaaggaaacaatggctttgaatgacacactggaccacacGGACTCAGCAGAtccattcaaaacatttcatcctaaagaagcagaatacatattcttttcaaatgcacgtggaacattctccagcatagaccacatactgggtcacaaatcaggcctcaacaagtacaaaaagactgagatcatgccatgcatattttcagaccacaatactatgaaacttgaagtcaatcacaagaaaaaatttggaaagaccacaaatacatggaagttaaagaacttccttctgaagaatgaatgggttaaccagaaaattaaagaagaaataaataaataaatggaaggcaaatgaaaatgaaaacaggatagtccaaaacctttgggatgcccCAAAGGTGGtcttaagagggaagtatatagcaatacagacctGTATCAAGAAGCAAGACAAGTCTCAatacacagcctaaccttacacctaaaggagattGAAAAGGGTaagcaaatgaagcctaaagccagcagaagaagggaaatagtaAAGAATAGAGTagatataaatgatatagaaacaacaggaacaacaacaacaacaaaaagagaagaacagatcaatgataCTAAGAACCggttctttgaaagagttaataaaattgataaacctctagccatacttagcaaaaagaaaagaaaaaggacccaaataaataaaatcacaaatgaaagaagatagatgacaaccaacacaacagaaaaagtaagaattataagagaatattatgaaaaattatatgccaacaaacttgGCAATCTGGAAAAAAGGGATAACttccaagaaacataaaaattaccaaaactgaaacaggaagaaacaaaaaattgaagagacaCATAACCAGGAAACAAactgaatcagcaatcaaaaatctcccaacaaacaaaagtccagggccagatggcttcccaggagaattctaccagacctttaaagaagaaatacaggcatctgggtggctcagtcaattaagcatctgactcttgattttggctgaggtcatgatctcacagttcatgggatcaagccccacactgggctgtgctgacagcacagagtctgcttggggattctctctctgcccctcccccactcatactctctttaaataaataaataagtttttaaaaataaagagttaatatctattcttctcagacttttctaaaaaatagaaatggaaagaaaacttccaaactcattctacaaggccagcattatcttgattccaaagtCAGATAAAGCAGAATTataggccaacatccctgattaacacggatgcaaaaattggCAACAAGATAcgagcaaatcaaatccaacagtatattaaaaaattagtcaccacaatcaagtgggatttattcctgggctgaaAGGGTGGctccatatttgcaaatcaaccaatatgatacaccacattaatgaaagaaaggataagaaccatatgacactctcaatagacgcagaaatagcatttgacaaaatacagcatccattcttgataaaaatcctcaaaaaagtagggatagaggcaacatacctcaatatcataaagtccatatacaaaagacctacagctaatatcgtcctcaatgaggaaaaactgagagctttttctctacagtcaggaacaagacagggaaaTCCAGTctcattgttatttaacattgtactgaaagtcctagcctcagcaatcagacaacaaaaagaaataaaaggcatccaaatcatcaaggaagaagtcaaaccttcactatttgcagatgacatgatactctatgtagaaaacccaaaagactccaccaaaaaattgctagaactaatacacaaattacgcaaagtcacaggatataaaataaacatacacaaatctgttgcctttctatacaacaatgatgaagcagcagaaaagaaatcaagtaattgatcccatttacaattgcatcaaaaacaataaaatacttagggataaatttaaccaaagaagtaaaagatctgtgtaccctgaaaactataaaacctttatgaaagaaattgaagagggcacaaagaaatggaaacgcattccatgcttatggattggaagaacaaacattgttaaaatctCTGTACTACCCAacacaatctacacatttaatgcaatccccatcaaaataacaccaacattttttaatttatttttttaatatacatccaagttagttagcatatagtgcaacagtaatttcaggagtagattaatgccccttacccatttagcccatcccccctcccacaacccccccagtaaccctctgtttgttctccatatttacgagtctcttatgtttttgtccccttccctgtttttatattatttttgcatctcttcccttatgttcatctgttttgtgtcttaaagttctcatatgagtgaagtcatttgatatttgtgtttctctgactaatttcacttagcataataccctctagttccattcacataattgcaaatgaacaccagcattttttacagaggtagaacaaacaatcctacaatttgtatggagccacaaaggaccccaaataaccaa
Protein-coding regions in this window:
- the LOC101092190 gene encoding ribonuclease K6 produces the protein MRLDLLGRFPLLLLLLALWGSVRPLCAWRQFLTRAKWFEIQHVRSSPVSCNTEMNGVNNYTQNCKVHNTFLHDSFENVSDTCLLSNVTCKNGMNNCHRSPQRVNMTDCTLTSGKYPKCKYKDTPLYKFFIIACDRPQQGDPPYQWVPVHLDKVI